Proteins encoded by one window of Vitis vinifera cultivar Pinot Noir 40024 chromosome 10, ASM3070453v1:
- the LOC100255614 gene encoding subtilisin-like protease SBT5.3 isoform X1, which translates to MGIMNLPLFLLSFVLFSVMQCPTLALKRSYVVYLGGHSHGSQHTSEMDLNRITDSHHDLLGSCLGSKEKAQESIFYSYTHHINGFAANLEDEEAAELSKRPGVVSIFLNQKHKLQTTRSWEFLGLERNGEIPADSIWVKARFGEDIIIGNIDTGVWPESESFNDQGMGPIPSKWKGYCEPNDDVKCNRKLIGARYFNKGVEAELGSPLNSSYQTVRDTSGHGTHTLSTAGGRFVGGANLLGSGYGTAKGGSPSARVASYKSCWPDCNDVDVLAAIDAAIHDGVDILSLSIAFVPRDYFLDSIAIGSLHAVQNGIVVVCAGGNEGPTPGSVKNMAPWIITVAASTIDRDFPSNVTLGNNQQFKGRSFYTNTLPAGKFYPLVYSVDARAANASASDAQVCSVGSLDPKKVKGKIVYCLVGVNENVEKSWVVAQAGGIGMILSDRLSTDTSFSEPHFVPTSPVSAFDGLSILLYIHTTKYPVAYISGATEVGTVAAPIMPSFSSQGPNPITPEILKPDLTAPGVQIVAAYSQATGPTDLQSDDRRVPFSIISGTSMSCPHVAGTIGLLKKIHPDWSPSALRSAIMTTARTRTNVRQPLVNETLGEANPFSYGAGHLWPSRAMDPGLVYDLTTTDYLNFLCSIGYNATQLSTFVDKGYECPSKPMSLLDLNYPSITVPSLSGKVTVTRTLKNVGTPATYTVRTEVPSGISVKVEPNTLKFEKINEEKTFKVILEAKRDGKGGEYVFGRLIWSDGEHYVRSPIVVNATTL; encoded by the exons ATGGGGATTATGAATCTTCctcttttccttctctctttcgTTCTCTTCTCTGTGATGCAGTGTCCGACACTGGCTCTCAAACGG TCTTACGTGGTGTACCTAGGTGGCCATTCACATGGATCTCAACATACTTCTGAAATGGATCTCAACAGAATTACTGATTCCCATCATGATCTTTTGGGTTCTTGCCTGGGCAG CAAGGAGAAAGCACAAGAATCAATTTTTTACTCCTACACACATCACATAAATGGTTTTGCTGCTAACCTGGAAGACGAAGAGGCAGCAGAGCTCTCAA AGCGGCCAGGAGTTGTATCTATTTTCTTAAACCAGAAACATAAACTGCAAACGACTCGGTCTTGGGAGTTTCTTGGACTAGAGAGAAATGGAGAGATTCCTGCAGATTCTATCTGGGTTAAGGCGAGATTTGGTGAAGATATAATTATTGGCAACATAGATACTG GTGTTTGGCCTGAATCAGAAAGTTTCAATGACCAAGGAATGGGACCGATTCCATCAAAGTGGAAAGGTTACTGTGAGCCCAATGATGACGTTAAGTGCAACAG GAAGCTGATTGGAGCGAGGTACTTCAACAAAGGGGTTGAAGCAGAGTTGGGGAGTCCGCTCAATTCTTCCTACCAAACTGTACGAGATACAAGTGGGCATGGCACGCATACACTGTCCACAGCTGGTGGTAGATTTGTTGGTGGAGCAAACCTCTTGGGTTCAGGCTACGGAACTGCAAAGGGCGGCTCTCCTAGTGCTCGAGTTGCTTCATACAAGTCTTGCTGGCCAGATTGCAATGATGTTGATGTATTGGCTGCCATTGATGCTGCCATACATGATGGCGTTGACATCCTCTCCCTTTCAATTGCATTCGTACCTCGCGATTATTTCTTAGACAGCATCGCAATTGGATCTCTTCATGCTGTCCAGAATGGAATTGTTGTTGTCTGTGCTGGCGGGAATGAAGGACCCACGCCTGGAAGTGTTAAAAACATGGCACCATGGATTATAACTGTTGCTGCTAGTACAATTGATAGGGATTTTCCCTCTAATGTCACGCTGGGTAATAACCAGCAATTCAAG GGCCGGAGCTTCTACACCAATACTTTACCAGCCGGGAAGTTTTATCCCCTGGTGTATTCTGTAGATGCTAGAGCTGCTAATGCTTCTGCAAGTGATGC ACAAGTTTGCTCTGTTGGATCCCTGGACCCAAAGAAGGTGAAAGGGAAGATTGTATACTGCCTGGTTGGAGTcaatgaaaatgttgaaaagaGCTGGGTGGTTGCTCAGGCAGGTGGCATCGGGATGATTCTTTCCGACCGTCTGTCCACCGATACATCGTTTTCTGAGCCCCACTTTGTTCCTACATCACCTGTCTCTGCATTTGATGGTCTTTCAATTTTGTTATACATTCATACTACCAA GTACCCTGTTGCTTACATCAGTGGTGCAACTGAAGTGGGTACAGTAGCAGCACCCATCATGCCTTCTTTTTCGTCTCAGGGCCCTAATCCAATCACTCCAGAAATCCTCAAG CCTGACCTCACTGCACCCGGAGTGCAAATTGTAGCGGCTTACTCACAAGCAACGGGGCCTACAGATCTTCAATCAGATGATCGTCGTGTTCCCTTTAGCATCATATCTGGTACTTCAATGTCTTGCCCTCATGTTGCTGGAACAATAGGCCTTCTCAAGAAGATTCACCCTGATTGGAGTCCATCAGCCTTAAGATCTGCAATCATGACCACCG CGAGAACTAGAACTAACGTGAGACAACCTTTGGTGAATGAGACACTTGGAGAGGCAAACCCCTTCAGCTATGGTGCAGGGCATCTCTGGCCTAGCCGTGCAATGGACCCAGGTTTGGTCTATGACTTAACCACCACTGACTACTTGAACTTTCTGTGCTCTATTGGCTACAATGCAACCCAACTTTCAACATTTGTGGACAAGGGATATGAATGCCCATCAAAGCCCATGAGCCTTTTGGATTTAAACTACCCCTCAATTACCGTCCCCAGTCTCTCAGGCAAGGTAACAGTGACTCGGACCCTGAAGAATGTTGGAACCCCAGCTACATACACAGTTCGAACTGAGGTGCCTAGTGGAATATCGGTGAAGGTGGAGCCCAATACgcttaaatttgaaaagattaatgaagagaaaacaTTCAAGGTGATATTGGAAGCAAAGAGAGATGGTAAGGGAGGTGAGTATGTTTTTGGAAGGCTCATATGGTCAGATGGAGAACACTACGTCAGAAGCCCTATAGTGGTCAATGCAACCACTCTTTAG
- the LOC100250428 gene encoding subtilisin-like protease SBT5.3 isoform X2, with protein MDLNRITDSHHDLLGSCLGSKEKAQESIFYSYTHHINGFAANLEDEEAAELSKRPGVVSIFLNQKHKLQTTRSWEFLGLERNGEIPADSIWVKARFGEDIIIGNIDTGVWPESESFNDQGMGPIPSKWKGYCEPNDDVKCNRKLIGARYFNKGVEAELGSPLNSSYQTVRDTSGHGTHTLSTAGGRFVGGANLLGSGYGTAKGGSPSARVASYKSCWPDCNDVDVLAAIDAAIHDGVDILSLSIAFVSRDYFLDSIAIGSLHAVQNGIVVVCAGGNSGPTPGSVTNSAPWIITVAASTIDREFPSNVMLGNNKQFKGLSFKTNSLTAEKFYPLVYSVDARAANASARDAQICSVGSLDPKKVKGKIVYCLVDPSGLNALNVEKSWVVAQAGGIGMILANHLTTATLIPQAHFVPTSRVSAADGLAILLYIHTTKYPVAYISGATEVGTVTAPIMASFSSQGPNTITPEILKPDITAPGVQIIAAYTEARGPTFLQSDDRRVLFNILSGTSMSCPHVSGAVGLLKKIHPNWSPSAIRSAIMTSARTRSNLRQPIANGTLAEGNPFNYGAGHLSPNRAMDPGLVYDLTITDYLNFLCSIGYNATQLSTFVDKKYECPSKPMRPWDLNYPSITVPSLSGKVTVTRTLKNVGTPATYTVRIKAPSGISVKVEPKRLRFEKINEEKMFKVKIEAKRDDGGGEYVFGRLIWSDGKHFVGSPIVVNATTLHM; from the exons ATGGATCTCAACAGAATTACTGATTCCCATCATGATCTTTTGGGTTCTTGCCTGGGCAG CAAGGAGAAAGCACAAGAATCAATTTTTTACTCCTACACACATCACATAAATGGTTTTGCTGCTAACCTGGAAGACGAAGAGGCAGCAGAGCTCTCAA AGCGGCCAGGAGTTGTATCTATTTTCTTAAACCAGAAACATAAACTGCAAACGACTCGGTCTTGGGAGTTTCTTGGACTAGAGAGAAATGGAGAGATTCCTGCAGATTCTATCTGGGTTAAGGCAAGATTTGGCGAAGATATAATTATTGGAAACATAGATACTG GTGTTTGGCCTGAATCAGAAAGTTTCAATGACCAAGGAATGGGACCGATTCCATCAAAGTGGAAAGGTTACTGTGAGCCCAATGATGACGTTAAGTGCAACAG GAAGCTGATTGGAGCGAGGTACTTCAACAAAGGGGTTGAAGCAGAGTTGGGGAGTCCGCTCAATTCTTCCTACCAAACTGTACGAGATACAAGTGGGCATGGCACGCATACACTGTCCACAGCTGGTGGTAGATTTGTTGGTGGAGCAAACCTCTTGGGTTCAGGCTACGGAACTGCAAAGGGCGGCTCTCCTAGTGCTCGAGTTGCTTCATACAAGTCTTGCTGGCCAGATTGCAATGATGTTGATGTATTGGCTGCCATTGATGCTGCCATACATGATGGCGTTGACATCCTCTCCCTTTCAATTGCATTCGTATCTCGCGATTATTTCTTAGACAGCATCGCAATTGGATCTCTTCATGCTGTCCAGAATGGAATTGTTGTTGTCTGTGCTGGCGGGAATTCTGGGCCCACGCCTGGGAGTGTTACAAATTCGGCACCATGGATTATAACTGTTGCTGCTAGTACAATTGATAGGGAATTTCCCTCTAATGTCATGCTGGGTAATAACAAGCAATTCAAG GGCCTGAGCTTCAAAACCAATAGTTTAACAGCCGAGAAGTTTTATCCCCTGGTATATTCTGTAGATGCTAGAGCTGCTAATGCTTCTGCAAGAGACGC ACAAATTTGCTCAGTTGGATCCCTGGACCCAAAGAAGGTGAAAGGAAAGATTGTATACTGTCTGGTTGATCCGAGTGGTCTCAATGCACTTAATGTTGAGAAGAGCTGGGTGGTTGCTCAGGCTGGTGGCATTGGGATGATTCTTGCTAACCATCTTACTACCGCTACTTTGATTCCTCAAGCCCACTTTGTTCCCACTTCACGAGTCTCTGCAGCTGATGGTCTTGCCATTTTGTTATACATTCACACTACGAA ATACCCTGTGGCTTACATCAGTGGTGCAACTGAAGTGGGTACAGTCACAGCACCAATCATGGCTTCCTTTTCTTCTCAGGGTCCTAATACGATCACTCCTGAAATCCTCAAG CCTGACATCACCGCACCCGGAGTGCAAATTATAGCTGCTTACACAGAAGCAAGGGGGCCTACATTTCTCCAATCAGATGATCGTCGTGTTCTCTTCAACATCTTATCTGGTACTTCAATGTCATGCCCTCATGTTTCTGGAGCTGTAGGCCTTCTCAAAAAAATTCACCCTAATTGGAGCCCATCAGCCATAAGATCTGCAATCATGACCTCCG CGAGAACCAGAAGTAATTTGAGACAACCTATAGCAAATGGCACACTAGCAGAGGGAAACCCCTTCAACTATGGTGCAGGGCATCTCTCGCCTAACCGTGCAATGGACCCAGGCTTGGTCTATGACTTAACCATCACTGACTACTTGAACTTTCTGTGCTCTATTGGCTATAATGCAACACAACTTTCAACATTTGTGGACAAGAAATACGAATGCCCATCAAAGCCCATGAGACCTTGGGATTTAAACTACCCCTCAATAACTGTCCCGAGTCTCTCAGGAAAGGTAACGGTGACTCGGACCCTAAAGAATGTTGGAACTCCAGCTACATACACGGTTCGAATTAAGGCGCCTAGTGGAATATCGGTGAAGGTGGAACCTAAGAGACTGAGATTTGAAAAgataaatgaagagaaaatgttCAAGGTGAAAATAGAGGCCAAGAGAGATGATGGGGGAGGTGAGTATGTTTTCGGAAGGCTCATATGGTCAGATGGAAAACACTTCGTCGGAAGCCCTATAGTGGTCAATGCAACCACTCTTCATATGTAA
- the LOC100255614 gene encoding subtilisin-like protease SBT5.3 isoform X2, whose amino-acid sequence MDLNRITDSHHDLLGSCLGSKEKAQESIFYSYTHHINGFAANLEDEEAAELSKRPGVVSIFLNQKHKLQTTRSWEFLGLERNGEIPADSIWVKARFGEDIIIGNIDTGVWPESESFNDQGMGPIPSKWKGYCEPNDDVKCNRKLIGARYFNKGVEAELGSPLNSSYQTVRDTSGHGTHTLSTAGGRFVGGANLLGSGYGTAKGGSPSARVASYKSCWPDCNDVDVLAAIDAAIHDGVDILSLSIAFVPRDYFLDSIAIGSLHAVQNGIVVVCAGGNEGPTPGSVKNMAPWIITVAASTIDRDFPSNVTLGNNQQFKGRSFYTNTLPAGKFYPLVYSVDARAANASASDAQVCSVGSLDPKKVKGKIVYCLVGVNENVEKSWVVAQAGGIGMILSDRLSTDTSFSEPHFVPTSPVSAFDGLSILLYIHTTKYPVAYISGATEVGTVAAPIMPSFSSQGPNPITPEILKPDLTAPGVQIVAAYSQATGPTDLQSDDRRVPFSIISGTSMSCPHVAGTIGLLKKIHPDWSPSALRSAIMTTARTRTNVRQPLVNETLGEANPFSYGAGHLWPSRAMDPGLVYDLTTTDYLNFLCSIGYNATQLSTFVDKGYECPSKPMSLLDLNYPSITVPSLSGKVTVTRTLKNVGTPATYTVRTEVPSGISVKVEPNTLKFEKINEEKTFKVILEAKRDGKGGEYVFGRLIWSDGEHYVRSPIVVNATTL is encoded by the exons ATGGATCTCAACAGAATTACTGATTCCCATCATGATCTTTTGGGTTCTTGCCTGGGCAG CAAGGAGAAAGCACAAGAATCAATTTTTTACTCCTACACACATCACATAAATGGTTTTGCTGCTAACCTGGAAGACGAAGAGGCAGCAGAGCTCTCAA AGCGGCCAGGAGTTGTATCTATTTTCTTAAACCAGAAACATAAACTGCAAACGACTCGGTCTTGGGAGTTTCTTGGACTAGAGAGAAATGGAGAGATTCCTGCAGATTCTATCTGGGTTAAGGCGAGATTTGGTGAAGATATAATTATTGGCAACATAGATACTG GTGTTTGGCCTGAATCAGAAAGTTTCAATGACCAAGGAATGGGACCGATTCCATCAAAGTGGAAAGGTTACTGTGAGCCCAATGATGACGTTAAGTGCAACAG GAAGCTGATTGGAGCGAGGTACTTCAACAAAGGGGTTGAAGCAGAGTTGGGGAGTCCGCTCAATTCTTCCTACCAAACTGTACGAGATACAAGTGGGCATGGCACGCATACACTGTCCACAGCTGGTGGTAGATTTGTTGGTGGAGCAAACCTCTTGGGTTCAGGCTACGGAACTGCAAAGGGCGGCTCTCCTAGTGCTCGAGTTGCTTCATACAAGTCTTGCTGGCCAGATTGCAATGATGTTGATGTATTGGCTGCCATTGATGCTGCCATACATGATGGCGTTGACATCCTCTCCCTTTCAATTGCATTCGTACCTCGCGATTATTTCTTAGACAGCATCGCAATTGGATCTCTTCATGCTGTCCAGAATGGAATTGTTGTTGTCTGTGCTGGCGGGAATGAAGGACCCACGCCTGGAAGTGTTAAAAACATGGCACCATGGATTATAACTGTTGCTGCTAGTACAATTGATAGGGATTTTCCCTCTAATGTCACGCTGGGTAATAACCAGCAATTCAAG GGCCGGAGCTTCTACACCAATACTTTACCAGCCGGGAAGTTTTATCCCCTGGTGTATTCTGTAGATGCTAGAGCTGCTAATGCTTCTGCAAGTGATGC ACAAGTTTGCTCTGTTGGATCCCTGGACCCAAAGAAGGTGAAAGGGAAGATTGTATACTGCCTGGTTGGAGTcaatgaaaatgttgaaaagaGCTGGGTGGTTGCTCAGGCAGGTGGCATCGGGATGATTCTTTCCGACCGTCTGTCCACCGATACATCGTTTTCTGAGCCCCACTTTGTTCCTACATCACCTGTCTCTGCATTTGATGGTCTTTCAATTTTGTTATACATTCATACTACCAA GTACCCTGTTGCTTACATCAGTGGTGCAACTGAAGTGGGTACAGTAGCAGCACCCATCATGCCTTCTTTTTCGTCTCAGGGCCCTAATCCAATCACTCCAGAAATCCTCAAG CCTGACCTCACTGCACCCGGAGTGCAAATTGTAGCGGCTTACTCACAAGCAACGGGGCCTACAGATCTTCAATCAGATGATCGTCGTGTTCCCTTTAGCATCATATCTGGTACTTCAATGTCTTGCCCTCATGTTGCTGGAACAATAGGCCTTCTCAAGAAGATTCACCCTGATTGGAGTCCATCAGCCTTAAGATCTGCAATCATGACCACCG CGAGAACTAGAACTAACGTGAGACAACCTTTGGTGAATGAGACACTTGGAGAGGCAAACCCCTTCAGCTATGGTGCAGGGCATCTCTGGCCTAGCCGTGCAATGGACCCAGGTTTGGTCTATGACTTAACCACCACTGACTACTTGAACTTTCTGTGCTCTATTGGCTACAATGCAACCCAACTTTCAACATTTGTGGACAAGGGATATGAATGCCCATCAAAGCCCATGAGCCTTTTGGATTTAAACTACCCCTCAATTACCGTCCCCAGTCTCTCAGGCAAGGTAACAGTGACTCGGACCCTGAAGAATGTTGGAACCCCAGCTACATACACAGTTCGAACTGAGGTGCCTAGTGGAATATCGGTGAAGGTGGAGCCCAATACgcttaaatttgaaaagattaatgaagagaaaacaTTCAAGGTGATATTGGAAGCAAAGAGAGATGGTAAGGGAGGTGAGTATGTTTTTGGAAGGCTCATATGGTCAGATGGAGAACACTACGTCAGAAGCCCTATAGTGGTCAATGCAACCACTCTTTAG
- the LOC100250428 gene encoding subtilisin-like protease SBT5.3 isoform X1 yields the protein MGIMNLPLFLLSFVLFSVMQCPTLALKRSYVVYLGGHSHGSQHTSEMDLNRITDSHHDLLGSCLGSKEKAQESIFYSYTHHINGFAANLEDEEAAELSKRPGVVSIFLNQKHKLQTTRSWEFLGLERNGEIPADSIWVKARFGEDIIIGNIDTGVWPESESFNDQGMGPIPSKWKGYCEPNDDVKCNRKLIGARYFNKGVEAELGSPLNSSYQTVRDTSGHGTHTLSTAGGRFVGGANLLGSGYGTAKGGSPSARVASYKSCWPDCNDVDVLAAIDAAIHDGVDILSLSIAFVSRDYFLDSIAIGSLHAVQNGIVVVCAGGNSGPTPGSVTNSAPWIITVAASTIDREFPSNVMLGNNKQFKGLSFKTNSLTAEKFYPLVYSVDARAANASARDAQICSVGSLDPKKVKGKIVYCLVDPSGLNALNVEKSWVVAQAGGIGMILANHLTTATLIPQAHFVPTSRVSAADGLAILLYIHTTKYPVAYISGATEVGTVTAPIMASFSSQGPNTITPEILKPDITAPGVQIIAAYTEARGPTFLQSDDRRVLFNILSGTSMSCPHVSGAVGLLKKIHPNWSPSAIRSAIMTSARTRSNLRQPIANGTLAEGNPFNYGAGHLSPNRAMDPGLVYDLTITDYLNFLCSIGYNATQLSTFVDKKYECPSKPMRPWDLNYPSITVPSLSGKVTVTRTLKNVGTPATYTVRIKAPSGISVKVEPKRLRFEKINEEKMFKVKIEAKRDDGGGEYVFGRLIWSDGKHFVGSPIVVNATTLHM from the exons ATGGGGATTATGAATCTTCctcttttccttctctctttcgTTCTCTTCTCTGTGATGCAGTGTCCGACACTGGCTCTCAAACGG TCTTACGTGGTGTACCTAGGTGGCCATTCACATGGATCTCAACATACTTCTGAAATGGATCTCAACAGAATTACTGATTCCCATCATGATCTTTTGGGTTCTTGCCTGGGCAG CAAGGAGAAAGCACAAGAATCAATTTTTTACTCCTACACACATCACATAAATGGTTTTGCTGCTAACCTGGAAGACGAAGAGGCAGCAGAGCTCTCAA AGCGGCCAGGAGTTGTATCTATTTTCTTAAACCAGAAACATAAACTGCAAACGACTCGGTCTTGGGAGTTTCTTGGACTAGAGAGAAATGGAGAGATTCCTGCAGATTCTATCTGGGTTAAGGCAAGATTTGGCGAAGATATAATTATTGGAAACATAGATACTG GTGTTTGGCCTGAATCAGAAAGTTTCAATGACCAAGGAATGGGACCGATTCCATCAAAGTGGAAAGGTTACTGTGAGCCCAATGATGACGTTAAGTGCAACAG GAAGCTGATTGGAGCGAGGTACTTCAACAAAGGGGTTGAAGCAGAGTTGGGGAGTCCGCTCAATTCTTCCTACCAAACTGTACGAGATACAAGTGGGCATGGCACGCATACACTGTCCACAGCTGGTGGTAGATTTGTTGGTGGAGCAAACCTCTTGGGTTCAGGCTACGGAACTGCAAAGGGCGGCTCTCCTAGTGCTCGAGTTGCTTCATACAAGTCTTGCTGGCCAGATTGCAATGATGTTGATGTATTGGCTGCCATTGATGCTGCCATACATGATGGCGTTGACATCCTCTCCCTTTCAATTGCATTCGTATCTCGCGATTATTTCTTAGACAGCATCGCAATTGGATCTCTTCATGCTGTCCAGAATGGAATTGTTGTTGTCTGTGCTGGCGGGAATTCTGGGCCCACGCCTGGGAGTGTTACAAATTCGGCACCATGGATTATAACTGTTGCTGCTAGTACAATTGATAGGGAATTTCCCTCTAATGTCATGCTGGGTAATAACAAGCAATTCAAG GGCCTGAGCTTCAAAACCAATAGTTTAACAGCCGAGAAGTTTTATCCCCTGGTATATTCTGTAGATGCTAGAGCTGCTAATGCTTCTGCAAGAGACGC ACAAATTTGCTCAGTTGGATCCCTGGACCCAAAGAAGGTGAAAGGAAAGATTGTATACTGTCTGGTTGATCCGAGTGGTCTCAATGCACTTAATGTTGAGAAGAGCTGGGTGGTTGCTCAGGCTGGTGGCATTGGGATGATTCTTGCTAACCATCTTACTACCGCTACTTTGATTCCTCAAGCCCACTTTGTTCCCACTTCACGAGTCTCTGCAGCTGATGGTCTTGCCATTTTGTTATACATTCACACTACGAA ATACCCTGTGGCTTACATCAGTGGTGCAACTGAAGTGGGTACAGTCACAGCACCAATCATGGCTTCCTTTTCTTCTCAGGGTCCTAATACGATCACTCCTGAAATCCTCAAG CCTGACATCACCGCACCCGGAGTGCAAATTATAGCTGCTTACACAGAAGCAAGGGGGCCTACATTTCTCCAATCAGATGATCGTCGTGTTCTCTTCAACATCTTATCTGGTACTTCAATGTCATGCCCTCATGTTTCTGGAGCTGTAGGCCTTCTCAAAAAAATTCACCCTAATTGGAGCCCATCAGCCATAAGATCTGCAATCATGACCTCCG CGAGAACCAGAAGTAATTTGAGACAACCTATAGCAAATGGCACACTAGCAGAGGGAAACCCCTTCAACTATGGTGCAGGGCATCTCTCGCCTAACCGTGCAATGGACCCAGGCTTGGTCTATGACTTAACCATCACTGACTACTTGAACTTTCTGTGCTCTATTGGCTATAATGCAACACAACTTTCAACATTTGTGGACAAGAAATACGAATGCCCATCAAAGCCCATGAGACCTTGGGATTTAAACTACCCCTCAATAACTGTCCCGAGTCTCTCAGGAAAGGTAACGGTGACTCGGACCCTAAAGAATGTTGGAACTCCAGCTACATACACGGTTCGAATTAAGGCGCCTAGTGGAATATCGGTGAAGGTGGAACCTAAGAGACTGAGATTTGAAAAgataaatgaagagaaaatgttCAAGGTGAAAATAGAGGCCAAGAGAGATGATGGGGGAGGTGAGTATGTTTTCGGAAGGCTCATATGGTCAGATGGAAAACACTTCGTCGGAAGCCCTATAGTGGTCAATGCAACCACTCTTCATATGTAA